One window of Solwaraspora sp. WMMA2056 genomic DNA carries:
- a CDS encoding DUF3145 domain-containing protein, giving the protein MPTRGVVYVHSTPLAVCPHVEWAISRVLVAPVNLQWTAQPLDPNGRRAECGWSGRAGTGAELAAALRQWPMIRFEVTEEPSPGADGERFMYVPGRGLFRATTGAAGDIQLGEDRIRAIMAASPAPEAVAHALDKALGTAWDTELEPYRHAGEGAPVTLLTRVG; this is encoded by the coding sequence GTGCCAACGCGTGGCGTCGTATACGTCCACTCGACCCCGCTCGCCGTGTGCCCACACGTCGAATGGGCGATATCGCGCGTCCTCGTCGCGCCGGTCAACTTGCAGTGGACGGCGCAACCGCTCGACCCGAACGGGCGGCGCGCCGAATGCGGCTGGTCCGGCCGTGCCGGGACCGGGGCCGAGCTGGCTGCTGCCCTCCGCCAGTGGCCGATGATCCGGTTCGAGGTGACCGAGGAACCCAGCCCGGGTGCCGACGGAGAGCGGTTCATGTACGTGCCCGGACGAGGGCTGTTCCGGGCGACCACCGGCGCGGCCGGCGACATCCAGCTCGGCGAGGACCGGATCCGGGCGATCATGGCCGCCTCCCCGGCACCGGAAGCGGTCGCCCACGCGTTGGACAAGGCACTGGGAACCGCCTGGGACACCGAGCTTGAGCCGTACCGGCACGCCGGCGAGGGGGCGCCGGTGACGTTGCTCACCCGGGTGGGGTGA